In Chryseobacterium camelliae, one DNA window encodes the following:
- a CDS encoding DUF3575 domain-containing protein produces the protein MKKLLLVGALVIYGIAMAQENSIKANPAALLGGTDLVSFEHKFGDRISGVVGAGYGGFKLGGYKYNSYGGGLQGRYYFDEAMTGFYGALVADYLSGKVEIDENGFNFNFGDTEASGGSKTEINFSGFGGGLRVGYQWIFDSGFTLDLNVGASYRAYNYKWNNSAEEAEYEGSLKGNGILPTGSVGLGYSF, from the coding sequence ATGAAAAAACTATTATTAGTTGGTGCTTTGGTAATTTATGGAATTGCTATGGCACAGGAAAATTCTATTAAGGCAAATCCTGCCGCGCTTCTTGGCGGAACAGACCTCGTATCGTTTGAACACAAGTTCGGAGACCGTATCTCCGGTGTTGTAGGAGCGGGTTACGGAGGATTTAAACTTGGAGGATATAAATACAACAGCTATGGAGGAGGATTACAGGGAAGATATTATTTCGATGAAGCCATGACCGGTTTTTATGGAGCATTAGTTGCTGATTATTTAAGCGGGAAAGTTGAAATCGACGAAAATGGATTCAACTTTAATTTTGGGGATACAGAGGCATCCGGAGGTTCAAAGACGGAGATTAATTTTTCCGGATTTGGCGGTGGACTCAGGGTGGGATATCAATGGATATTTGATTCAGGATTTACATTGGACCTTAACGTTGGTGCTTCATACAGAGCTTATAATTATAAATGGAACAACAGTGCAGAAGAAGCTGAATATGAAGGAAGCCTGAAAGGAAACGGCATCCTTCCTACGGGTTCCGTAGGACTTGGATATTCTTTCTGA
- a CDS encoding PhoH family protein: MFELTYDLEDIDAKIFYGVNNQYFNVIKSTFPTLKITGRDHYIFAMGNQEALDIFRQKLDDIVKFISKNNSIELKDVENILNIKDENEKQLVFDQDIIVKGVNGKIIKAKTTNLKKLVKETEKKDMVFAIGPAGTGKTYTSVALAARALRDKEVKRIILTRPAVEAGESLGFLPGDLKEKLDPYLQPLYDALRDMIPHEKLEGFMEKKVIEVAPLAFMRGRTLDDAFVILDEAQNTTHSQMKMFLTRMGMNAKFIITGDPSQVDLPPKQQSGLKEAMRILKNVKEIGFVHLTEEDVVRHPVVRKIILAYNDEEKRVKNE, from the coding sequence ATGTTTGAATTGACGTATGATTTGGAAGATATAGACGCAAAAATCTTCTATGGAGTTAATAACCAATATTTCAATGTAATTAAATCTACTTTTCCCACTCTGAAAATAACCGGGAGAGACCATTATATCTTTGCAATGGGTAATCAGGAGGCTCTGGATATATTCAGGCAGAAACTTGATGATATTGTAAAATTCATATCCAAAAACAATTCTATTGAGCTCAAAGACGTGGAAAACATCCTTAATATTAAGGATGAAAACGAGAAACAGCTGGTATTCGACCAGGATATCATTGTAAAGGGGGTTAACGGAAAGATTATTAAAGCCAAAACCACCAATCTGAAAAAGCTTGTTAAGGAAACGGAAAAAAAAGATATGGTTTTCGCGATCGGACCTGCGGGAACAGGGAAAACTTATACCAGCGTTGCACTGGCTGCGAGGGCCCTCAGAGATAAGGAAGTAAAGAGAATCATCCTTACAAGGCCTGCTGTGGAAGCGGGGGAGAGCCTTGGATTCCTGCCCGGCGATCTGAAAGAAAAGCTGGACCCTTATCTACAGCCTTTATACGATGCCCTCCGTGATATGATTCCTCATGAAAAGCTGGAAGGATTCATGGAGAAAAAAGTCATTGAAGTTGCACCTCTGGCCTTTATGAGAGGAAGGACGCTGGATGATGCTTTTGTCATTCTTGATGAAGCACAGAACACTACCCACTCGCAGATGAAAATGTTCCTTACAAGGATGGGGATGAATGCTAAGTTTATCATCACCGGCGACCCAAGCCAGGTAGATTTGCCGCCGAAGCAGCAATCCGGACTGAAGGAGGCTATGAGAATCCTTAAAAACGTAAAAGAAATTGGCTTTGTACACCTTACTGAAGAGGATGTAGTAAGGCATCCTGTGGTAAGAAAAATTATTCTGGCTTATAATGATGAAGAAAAAAGAGTAAAAAACGAATAA